In the Flavobacterium acetivorans genome, one interval contains:
- a CDS encoding LTA synthase family protein — MQKHLRLNEYKILFYRIALAYLFYFIARVLFYYFNADLLRVESVSDFLSLSYYGLAFDTTAILYINLLFIVFSILPFWKNTNAGYQKFLFYLYFGTNLLAFATNFIDFIYYKFTFARTTSAALNVLEHETNKTTLFLNFLVEYWYVFALFVLTSALWVFLYKRIKVQDFKPTGYVPYFSFSTVGFLMIVLFVIGGIRGGDFKKSTRPINLLDASRNVKNIVHSDIVLNTPFAIIRTLFSNSFLKVDYPEVNSKVITDKIQPVKSYHNNPKTKPNVVVFILESYGREYIGAFNKKSNIPDYKSHAPFLDSLAQHSMIFTNAYANGRQSIHGMSSVLAGIPSFKDAFTSSPYPKQKIESLVSTLKGEGYNTSFFHGAANGSMGFLGFSKILGIDDYYGRTEFNDDSQFDGFWGIWDEPFLQFMKKTLDTKKTPFFASVFTVSSHEPYVIPEKYKNRFHEGGVPIHKAVEYTDYAVKRFFEEAKKEPWFENTIFVMVADHCNQIYYDEYQKPINRFAVPILIYKPNSSYVGVDEDLAQQIDIYPTILDMIGYDKPFRSWGRSLLDKKTSVPFVINSTGNIYQFAKGNYICTFDGKKALGFYDKEDKALKHNLIKKRNAEMDEIELNCKAFIQDYMERVVDKKLDK; from the coding sequence ATGCAAAAACACTTGCGCCTAAACGAGTACAAAATCTTATTTTACAGGATAGCTTTAGCCTATTTATTTTATTTTATTGCCCGGGTTTTATTTTATTACTTTAATGCTGATTTGCTGAGAGTTGAGTCGGTTAGTGATTTTTTATCGCTTAGTTATTATGGATTGGCTTTTGATACTACGGCCATTTTATATATAAATTTGCTGTTTATCGTTTTTTCCATTCTTCCTTTTTGGAAAAATACCAATGCAGGATATCAAAAGTTTCTGTTTTATTTGTATTTCGGTACTAATCTACTGGCTTTTGCTACTAATTTTATAGATTTTATTTACTATAAATTTACCTTTGCCCGTACTACATCTGCAGCCTTGAATGTTTTAGAACATGAAACGAATAAAACGACTTTGTTCCTTAATTTTTTGGTAGAATATTGGTATGTCTTTGCGTTGTTTGTTTTGACTTCGGCACTTTGGGTATTTTTGTATAAAAGAATAAAAGTACAGGATTTTAAACCTACAGGATATGTGCCATATTTTAGCTTTTCTACCGTTGGGTTTTTAATGATCGTTTTATTTGTGATTGGAGGAATTCGTGGTGGTGATTTCAAGAAATCCACAAGACCGATTAATCTTTTGGATGCCAGTCGTAATGTAAAAAATATTGTACATTCGGATATTGTTTTGAATACGCCTTTTGCAATAATTCGAACTTTATTCTCTAATAGTTTTTTAAAGGTTGATTATCCTGAAGTCAATTCGAAAGTTATTACTGATAAAATTCAACCTGTAAAAAGCTATCACAATAATCCGAAAACCAAACCGAACGTAGTGGTTTTTATTCTGGAGAGTTATGGACGGGAATACATTGGTGCTTTCAATAAAAAATCGAATATACCGGATTATAAAAGTCACGCGCCTTTTTTGGATTCTTTGGCGCAGCATAGTATGATTTTTACCAATGCTTATGCTAATGGAAGACAGTCCATTCACGGCATGTCCTCTGTTTTGGCAGGTATTCCTTCGTTTAAGGATGCTTTTACTTCTTCGCCTTATCCAAAACAAAAAATAGAATCGCTTGTTTCTACTTTAAAAGGAGAAGGATACAATACTTCCTTTTTTCATGGTGCTGCCAATGGTTCTATGGGATTTTTAGGTTTCAGTAAAATTCTGGGAATAGATGATTATTACGGAAGAACGGAGTTCAATGATGATTCTCAATTTGATGGTTTTTGGGGAATTTGGGACGAGCCTTTCCTTCAGTTTATGAAAAAAACATTGGACACAAAGAAAACACCGTTTTTCGCTTCTGTATTTACGGTTTCCTCACACGAGCCTTATGTTATTCCTGAAAAATATAAAAATCGTTTTCATGAGGGAGGTGTTCCTATTCATAAAGCTGTCGAATATACAGATTATGCAGTGAAACGTTTCTTCGAAGAGGCCAAAAAAGAACCTTGGTTTGAGAACACCATTTTCGTGATGGTGGCTGATCATTGTAATCAAATTTATTATGATGAGTATCAAAAACCCATAAATCGTTTTGCGGTACCTATATTGATTTACAAACCAAATAGTAGTTATGTGGGAGTCGATGAAGATTTGGCACAGCAAATCGATATTTATCCTACTATTTTGGACATGATAGGTTACGATAAGCCTTTTAGAAGCTGGGGCAGAAGTTTGTTGGATAAAAAAACCTCAGTCCCATTTGTAATCAACTCTACCGGAAATATTTATCAATTCGCAAAGGGAAATTACATTTGTACATTTGACGGAAAAAAAGCCCTTGGTTTTTATGATAAAGAGGATAAAGCATTGAAGCATAATTTAATAAAGAAAAGAAATGCTGAAATGGATGAAATAGAGTTAAACTGCAAGGCTTTTATCCAGGATTATATGGAAAGAGTAGTAGATAAAAAACTGGATAAGTAG
- a CDS encoding acetyl-CoA carboxylase carboxyltransferase subunit alpha: MEYLDFELPIKELEDQLDKCLVIGQESDVDVTDTCKQINKKLIDTKKEIYKNLTAWQRVQLSRHPSRPYTMDHIKALCGDSFLELFGDRNFKDDKAMVGGLGKIGGQSFMIVGQQKGYNTKTRQYRNFGMANPEGYRKALRLMKMAEKFGIPVITLIDTPGAYPGLEAEERGQGEAIARNIFEMVRLKVPIITIIVGEGASGGALGIGVGDRVYMLENTWYSVISPESCSSILWKSWEYKEIAAEALKLTSSDMKKQKLIDDIIPEPLGGAHYDRETTFKTVEHYIMKGYNELKDLSTADLIAQRMDKYCKMGEFKE; the protein is encoded by the coding sequence ATGGAATATTTAGATTTTGAGCTTCCGATAAAAGAACTAGAAGATCAGTTAGATAAATGCCTTGTTATTGGTCAGGAGTCAGATGTTGACGTTACAGATACTTGTAAACAAATCAACAAAAAACTAATAGATACTAAGAAGGAGATTTACAAAAATTTGACGGCATGGCAAAGGGTACAATTGTCTAGACATCCAAGTCGTCCGTACACAATGGACCATATCAAGGCACTTTGCGGAGATAGTTTTCTTGAACTTTTTGGGGATAGAAACTTCAAAGATGATAAAGCCATGGTTGGTGGATTGGGTAAAATTGGAGGACAATCTTTTATGATTGTTGGTCAACAAAAAGGCTATAATACAAAGACAAGGCAATACAGAAACTTTGGGATGGCAAATCCTGAGGGGTACCGTAAAGCATTGCGATTGATGAAAATGGCTGAAAAATTTGGAATTCCAGTTATAACACTTATCGATACTCCGGGTGCTTATCCTGGACTTGAAGCTGAAGAACGTGGACAAGGGGAAGCCATTGCCAGAAATATCTTTGAGATGGTTCGTCTTAAGGTGCCTATTATAACAATTATTGTAGGTGAAGGTGCTTCCGGTGGTGCTTTAGGAATAGGTGTTGGAGACCGAGTTTACATGTTAGAAAATACTTGGTATTCTGTTATTTCTCCTGAATCTTGCTCTTCTATTTTATGGAAAAGCTGGGAATACAAAGAAATAGCTGCTGAAGCTTTGAAATTGACTTCTTCTGACATGAAAAAGCAAAAACTGATTGATGATATCATACCTGAGCCATTAGGTGGAGCACACTACGACAGAGAGACTACTTTCAAGACAGTGGAGCATTATATTATGAAAGGTTATAATGAATTGAAAGACTTATCAACAGCAGATCTAATCGCTCAGAGAATGGATAAATACTGTAAAATGGGCGAGTTCAAGGAGTAA
- the dnaB gene encoding replicative DNA helicase — MENFKNISPVKVDKTTIISLEKGKLPPQAIELEEAVLGAMMIDKKGVDDVIDILQPDAFYKEAHKHIFEAIVQLFTDTQPIDLLTVSAQLRKNAKLDLAGGDFYLIQLTQKISSSAHIEFHSRIILQKFIQRSLIRISSEIIEDSYDDTADVFDLLDKAESKLYEVTQGNIKRSSETAQSLVLQAKKRIEEIAGQEGLSGVATGFEKLDKLTSGWQPSDLIIIAARPAMGKTAFVLSMARNMAIDFGMPVALFSLEMASVQLITRLISSETGLSSEKLRTGKLEKHEWEQLSTKVKNLEKAPLFIDDTPSLSIFDLRAKARRLVSQHGIRIIIVDYLQLMTAGGNAKGGGNREQEISTISRNLKALAKELNVPVIALSQLSRAVETRGSSKRPLLSDLRESGAIEQDADIVSFLYRPEYYKIDEWDDDEASPTAGQAEIMIAKHRNGGIENVRLKFIGHLGKFDNLEDYSGNYDDLPSSMNQDENPFATKNLPSAHEAFGSNLNDDDDDSDMPF, encoded by the coding sequence ATGGAAAACTTCAAAAATATAAGCCCTGTTAAGGTAGATAAAACAACAATTATAAGTCTGGAAAAGGGGAAGTTACCACCTCAGGCTATCGAACTGGAAGAGGCTGTACTTGGCGCCATGATGATTGATAAAAAAGGAGTTGATGATGTAATTGACATCTTGCAACCGGACGCTTTTTATAAAGAGGCACACAAACATATTTTTGAAGCAATAGTTCAATTATTTACAGATACACAGCCAATTGATTTGTTGACCGTTTCGGCTCAATTAAGAAAAAATGCTAAACTAGATTTAGCGGGAGGTGATTTCTATTTGATTCAATTGACCCAAAAAATTTCTTCTTCGGCGCATATTGAGTTTCACTCTAGAATTATTCTGCAGAAATTTATCCAGCGAAGTTTGATTCGTATTTCTTCGGAGATTATCGAAGATTCCTATGATGATACGGCAGATGTTTTTGATTTATTGGACAAAGCCGAATCAAAACTATACGAAGTTACTCAGGGGAATATCAAGCGTAGTTCCGAAACGGCTCAGAGTTTAGTATTACAGGCTAAAAAGAGAATTGAAGAAATAGCCGGACAAGAAGGATTAAGTGGAGTAGCGACCGGTTTTGAGAAATTAGATAAATTAACTTCCGGTTGGCAACCAAGTGATTTAATTATTATTGCGGCTAGACCTGCGATGGGAAAAACAGCCTTTGTATTATCGATGGCTCGAAATATGGCTATTGATTTTGGAATGCCTGTAGCATTGTTCTCACTGGAGATGGCATCCGTTCAGTTGATCACGCGTTTGATTTCTTCGGAAACGGGATTGTCTTCCGAAAAATTGCGTACCGGAAAACTCGAAAAACACGAATGGGAGCAATTAAGTACGAAAGTGAAAAATTTAGAAAAAGCACCCCTTTTTATAGATGATACACCATCACTATCTATTTTTGATTTAAGAGCCAAAGCAAGACGTTTAGTTTCGCAACACGGGATACGAATTATAATTGTTGATTATTTGCAGTTGATGACTGCCGGAGGGAATGCAAAAGGGGGAGGAAATAGAGAGCAGGAAATCTCGACAATTTCCAGAAACTTGAAAGCATTGGCTAAGGAATTGAATGTTCCAGTTATTGCGCTTTCCCAATTATCGCGTGCGGTAGAGACTCGTGGATCCAGTAAAAGACCATTGCTTTCTGACCTTCGTGAATCGGGAGCGATTGAGCAAGATGCTGATATTGTTTCGTTTTTATATCGTCCGGAATATTATAAAATTGACGAGTGGGATGATGATGAAGCTTCTCCAACTGCCGGACAGGCCGAAATTATGATTGCCAAGCACCGTAATGGTGGTATTGAAAACGTACGTTTGAAATTTATTGGACATCTTGGTAAATTTGACAATTTAGAAGATTACAGCGGAAATTATGATGATTTACCATCATCTATGAATCAGGATGAAAATCCTTTTGCAACTAAAAATTTGCCATCAGCGCATGAGGCTTTTGGAAGCAATTTAAATGACGACGATGATGACAGTGATATGCCATTTTAA
- a CDS encoding sensor histidine kinase: MLANPAYEKEIIRIILFTSVFFIVVSVVLVLFFYFSRKKIIQKELEKSDLIIQYQKEQLRAVIITQEEERKRIAQDLHDDISSKLNVVSLNSHLLKASNLTKNEIEDITGNIISLTGKALESTRRIAHDLLPPVFDKFGLHAGVEELCLEFNSSKSVRVEYHNAVVFDDLEKDKHLHVFRVLQELMNNSLRHGKASKIVIAFEKKESKKVCRYFDNGIGFDLKDKRNQNGLGMNNIKSRIDFLGGEIFFSSQINNGTQVTFNF; encoded by the coding sequence ATGTTAGCAAACCCAGCATACGAGAAAGAAATAATCAGAATAATTCTGTTTACTTCAGTTTTTTTTATTGTTGTTTCGGTAGTTTTAGTCTTGTTCTTTTATTTTTCGAGGAAAAAAATTATCCAGAAGGAATTAGAAAAAAGTGATTTGATTATACAGTATCAAAAAGAGCAATTGCGAGCCGTCATCATTACACAGGAAGAAGAACGAAAACGAATTGCCCAAGACTTACATGATGATATCAGCTCAAAACTAAACGTTGTTTCCTTGAATAGTCATCTTCTAAAAGCATCAAATTTGACCAAGAATGAAATTGAAGATATTACCGGAAATATCATTAGTCTCACCGGAAAAGCATTAGAGAGTACCCGAAGGATTGCCCATGATTTATTGCCTCCTGTATTTGATAAATTTGGACTTCATGCCGGTGTTGAGGAATTGTGTTTAGAATTTAACAGCAGTAAATCAGTTCGGGTAGAGTATCATAATGCGGTTGTGTTTGACGATTTAGAAAAGGATAAACATCTTCATGTTTTTAGGGTTTTACAAGAATTGATGAATAATTCACTTCGGCATGGAAAAGCTTCAAAAATTGTGATAGCTTTTGAAAAAAAAGAAAGTAAGAAAGTGTGTAGGTATTTTGATAATGGGATAGGATTTGATTTGAAGGACAAGAGGAATCAAAACGGTCTTGGGATGAATAATATAAAGAGTAGAATTGATTTTTTAGGAGGCGAAATTTTCTTTTCTTCTCAAATCAATAACGGAACTCAAGTCACTTTTAATTTTTAA
- a CDS encoding response regulator transcription factor has protein sequence MNESIKIILADDEVLFRKGISFLLSREENLEIIFEASSGSELILFLREAQSLPDIIIMDLKMPSLNGVEATKIILKEFPQIKIIALTSYESKSFVANMIAIGAVSYLVKNASPQELLKTIQEVALKGFYYSDYVLKIIQENLLEEKNTKSHMDSNFLTNRELEVLKMICDQNTTVEIAEKLFISPRTVEGHRNNLLLKTESKNSAGLVVFAIQNELVILEKKEIDRFF, from the coding sequence ATGAATGAGAGCATAAAAATAATTTTAGCAGATGATGAAGTTCTTTTTAGAAAAGGAATCTCTTTTCTATTGAGTAGAGAGGAAAATTTGGAGATTATTTTTGAAGCTTCAAGCGGTAGTGAACTTATTTTGTTTTTGCGGGAAGCTCAAAGTCTTCCGGATATTATCATTATGGATTTGAAAATGCCTTCATTAAATGGTGTTGAAGCGACGAAAATCATTCTTAAAGAATTTCCCCAAATCAAGATTATTGCTTTGACTAGTTATGAATCTAAATCTTTTGTCGCTAATATGATTGCTATTGGTGCTGTTTCTTATCTCGTAAAAAATGCAAGCCCTCAAGAATTATTGAAAACCATACAAGAGGTAGCTTTAAAAGGATTTTACTATTCGGATTATGTGCTGAAAATTATTCAGGAAAATTTATTGGAAGAGAAGAATACTAAAAGTCACATGGATTCTAACTTTTTGACCAATCGAGAACTGGAGGTATTAAAAATGATTTGCGATCAAAATACAACCGTCGAAATAGCCGAAAAACTTTTTATCAGTCCAAGAACCGTAGAAGGGCACAGGAATAATTTATTACTCAAAACCGAATCTAAAAATAGCGCAGGATTAGTAGTTTTTGCTATACAAAATGAGTTGGTAATCCTGGAGAAAAAAGAAATAGATCGATTCTTTTGA